In Persephonella sp., the DNA window TCCTCCTGTTAGAGAGATACCGGCTATAGCAGCAAGCTCTAAAAAATCCCTTCTGGTCAGATTCATATCTTCCTCCTACCTTCTAAGTCCCGGAGTTTTCAGTTCTGCTCCGTTTGATAGAGATTTAACATAAAGCTCAAGGGCTACCATCTCTTTTGATCCAAGTGGAAGTTTTTTCTGTCCTCCCTGTTTTTGACAGCCCTGAAATCTTTGCTGAAGTGTCTGAACTTTGTTTTTTGTCATTCTGAAAGCAGGCCAGTGGTCTGCTGCTGTTGTTCCTTTTATACCGTTGTACTCAAAACCAAGTGGTTTGAGCCACTGCATCCTTAGCACCCTTCCTGCTGCAAACTCATGGCATACCTGACATGAAAGGTTTCTTACACCTCTTTTTAGGGTAAATATGTATCTTCCATATTTGAGATACTCTTTTGCCATAGGGGATTTTGTATCAACATCTATCTTTGTTCCCTGAGCAAGGTAATAAAGGTAAGTTGTTAATGCTGTGTTTTCTTTGCTTTTTAGTGAAAAAGGTTTCATATCCATATGTTTGCTCTGGCATATCTGTATCCTCTGTTCAAGGTTTATTATCATTCCTGCGTCTTTATCGTATTTAGGATAGTAGGCTGCAGCTGTTGCTACCCTTTCCTCAACATCTCCATCTTTTACGTGGCATGAGGCACAGGATATTTTTTTTGGTCCCATGAGTTTTTCAAAAAGATTGCCTCCAACCTCCTCAGCAAATACCTCACCAGGGTTTATACCTTCTTCATACAGTTTCCAGTCTTCTGGAGATATAGCTTGACCTATCTCTTCAGAGATAGCACCTGAAATGATCAGGGCAGATAAGCCAAGCAGTCCTAAATATTTAACTTTCATATCATTTCCTCCTCAGTGTGGTTTTATCTTTACAGTCTTTTCTGTAACTTCCCCTTTGTTGTCCTTCCACACGATCTTTAAAGGGGCTTTTTTGTCTGCAACAAGATAGAATGAGAAAAATGGGTTGGCACTTACAGATGCATTAACATCAATAGATGTTATAAGCTCTCCTCCGTAGTAAACCTCAACTTTGTTTATGTAGTGAGGAGGTATTATTTTGCCGGTTTTTTTGTCTTTTACAAGACCTGTGTGCATAGGGTGCATAATAACAGAATCAACCCTTATAATGTCTCCTTTTTTGTATCTTCTTGGTCTGAGTTTTATCAAAGCTGTTCTTGCCATTTTATTCTCCTCCTTTATTTATTAAC includes these proteins:
- the soxA gene encoding sulfur oxidation c-type cytochrome SoxA, giving the protein MKVKYLGLLGLSALIISGAISEEIGQAISPEDWKLYEEGINPGEVFAEEVGGNLFEKLMGPKKISCASCHVKDGDVEERVATAAAYYPKYDKDAGMIINLEQRIQICQSKHMDMKPFSLKSKENTALTTYLYYLAQGTKIDVDTKSPMAKEYLKYGRYIFTLKRGVRNLSCQVCHEFAAGRVLRMQWLKPLGFEYNGIKGTTAADHWPAFRMTKNKVQTLQQRFQGCQKQGGQKKLPLGSKEMVALELYVKSLSNGAELKTPGLRR
- the soxZ gene encoding thiosulfate oxidation carrier complex protein SoxZ gives rise to the protein MARTALIKLRPRRYKKGDIIRVDSVIMHPMHTGLVKDKKTGKIIPPHYINKVEVYYGGELITSIDVNASVSANPFFSFYLVADKKAPLKIVWKDNKGEVTEKTVKIKPH